A window of Ruminococcus champanellensis 18P13 = JCM 17042 contains these coding sequences:
- a CDS encoding ABC transporter ATP-binding protein: MVEIKNLTRFYGNIPAVKNLSFTVEDGEILGFLGPNGAGKSTTMNMITGYLPSSSGTVVVDGFDIAQQPEEVKKRIGYLPELPPLYLDMRVKEYLRFVAGIKGVKRKDVKAQIDQAMERLKLTDVQHRLIRNLSKGYKQRVGFAQALLGNPKILILDEPTVGLDPSQVAQVRQLILDLKKDHTIIFSSHILSEVSAVCERVVIINKGEIKAIDTIENLENSIQANLSLSITVEGDKAKVEQLIQTVPGVVAIKSAEYIKTGTHTFTVEIRDDSVRKAILAKLIEADCSVVSVNTSKMSLEEVFLKLTAQNTGKKSLEEIFDEIGEDMDRKESKAAAERENKTPAEGEK; encoded by the coding sequence ATGGTTGAAATCAAAAACCTGACACGGTTCTATGGCAATATACCTGCGGTAAAAAATCTTTCTTTTACGGTGGAGGACGGAGAGATCCTTGGATTCCTGGGGCCAAACGGTGCGGGAAAGTCCACTACCATGAATATGATCACCGGCTATCTGCCCTCCTCCTCCGGAACGGTTGTGGTGGACGGCTTTGACATCGCCCAGCAGCCGGAGGAGGTCAAAAAGCGCATCGGCTATCTGCCGGAGCTGCCGCCCCTGTATCTGGATATGCGGGTGAAGGAATATCTGCGGTTCGTGGCTGGGATCAAGGGAGTCAAGCGGAAGGACGTGAAAGCCCAGATCGACCAGGCTATGGAGCGGCTGAAGCTGACGGATGTGCAGCACCGGCTGATCCGGAACCTGTCCAAGGGCTATAAGCAGCGTGTAGGCTTTGCCCAGGCGCTGCTGGGAAATCCCAAAATCCTGATCCTGGACGAGCCGACGGTGGGTCTGGATCCGTCCCAGGTTGCTCAGGTGCGGCAGCTGATCCTGGATCTGAAGAAGGATCATACTATTATATTCAGCTCCCACATTCTCTCAGAGGTCAGCGCTGTCTGCGAACGGGTGGTCATCATCAACAAGGGTGAGATCAAGGCCATCGACACCATCGAAAACCTGGAGAACAGTATCCAGGCAAATCTGTCCCTGTCCATTACAGTAGAAGGGGACAAGGCGAAGGTGGAGCAGCTGATCCAGACTGTGCCCGGAGTGGTTGCCATCAAGAGCGCAGAGTACATCAAAACCGGCACCCATACCTTTACTGTGGAGATCAGGGATGACAGCGTCCGCAAGGCGATCCTGGCAAAGCTCATCGAGGCGGACTGCTCCGTTGTGAGCGTCAACACCTCCAAGATGAGCCTGGAGGAGGTATTCCTCAAGCTGACCGCACAGAATACGGGCAAGAAGTCCCTGGAGGAGATCTTCGACGAGATCGGCGAGGATATGGACCGGAAGGAAAGCAAAGCTGCGGCAGAGCGGGAAAACAAGACCCCGGCGGAAGGAGAGAAATAA
- a CDS encoding ABC transporter permease, translating into MYSLFKKEVQSYFFSPFAYIIGALFLLVFSLSFITGISDLSSNTFKFSFPNIFYNNFFYFIFMIPALTMRTFAEERKGGTEVLLMSSPLSITKIVLAKFLGVAFVFLCMMLLSLFFPIVTALHGGVIWSNLLCGYIGFYFWGLVCIAVGIFMSALTDNPIIAAVLGEAAMIVLIFVDNLASTALFSNLPVVSTVLNWLSTEERFVMFSQGLFRLSDLIFYISMIVLFLAWTGIAIQKRRWSRG; encoded by the coding sequence ATGTATTCATTATTTAAAAAGGAAGTACAGTCCTACTTCTTTTCCCCCTTTGCGTACATCATCGGTGCGCTGTTCCTGCTGGTGTTTTCCCTGAGCTTTATCACCGGCATTTCGGATCTGTCCTCCAACACCTTTAAATTCTCGTTCCCGAACATCTTCTACAACAACTTCTTTTACTTTATCTTTATGATTCCGGCGCTGACCATGCGTACCTTCGCAGAGGAGCGTAAGGGCGGCACGGAGGTTCTGCTTATGTCCTCTCCGCTGTCCATCACCAAGATCGTGCTGGCAAAGTTTTTGGGTGTGGCGTTCGTGTTCCTGTGCATGATGCTCCTGTCCCTGTTTTTCCCCATCGTAACCGCCCTGCACGGAGGCGTGATCTGGTCCAACCTGCTGTGCGGCTACATCGGCTTCTACTTCTGGGGTCTGGTGTGCATCGCCGTGGGTATCTTCATGTCTGCTCTGACGGACAACCCCATCATTGCAGCAGTGCTGGGTGAAGCAGCCATGATCGTGCTGATCTTTGTGGATAACCTGGCAAGCACTGCACTGTTCTCCAACCTGCCGGTGGTTTCCACCGTGCTGAACTGGCTCTCCACAGAGGAGCGCTTTGTGATGTTCTCACAGGGTCTGTTCCGCTTGTCGGATCTGATCTTCTACATTTCCATGATCGTACTGTTCCTGGCGTGGACGGGCATTGCGATTCAGAAAAGACGCTGGAGCAGGGGGTAA
- a CDS encoding GldG family protein, whose translation MELKKSNVNAQKNKKYTLMAWVMALLVLAVTIPLNLLAEQMDVNWDLTPNKLYTLTDATTNLLDSLDKPVDIYLLEPLEKIADEPETSALYRALLQYDSYENINLITFDPETEPQKLTELNPDGTFNLTEGDFLVKCGDMVKRIPGKMIYQYEYNDAGEVTAAYFRGENYITGAIKTVSEGTMPGVYFLTGHGELGKEGYSRLCTNLANYNYTSADLNLMTADAVPEDCAIVLIAAPTTDITAAEKEKLQAFLDKGGNISFLMSPNPEKVKYKNIEDLMLEYCLAMRYDRVYETDSSQHISNDPYTFMVNLVSPADEDQPDMTSGLQNSALVPYMRNCRSLYSVFGANYSELTLGTLMVSNNTAVGEIYGGTDEDPEETKGQEMILAEYAMDPTRNDSKIVVFGDASFISDEYVSSEYLTVPTFLFLSTITWMYNSDIDMSIADKEKTYDYMLLNSEAEANSILYVFGAAPLVIAAIGIVVWARRRNS comes from the coding sequence ATGGAACTGAAAAAAAGCAATGTAAATGCACAGAAGAATAAAAAGTATACCCTGATGGCATGGGTCATGGCGCTGCTGGTACTGGCAGTGACCATTCCGCTGAATCTGCTGGCGGAGCAGATGGACGTAAACTGGGATCTGACGCCCAACAAGCTGTATACCCTGACGGATGCCACCACAAATCTGCTGGATTCCCTGGACAAGCCGGTGGATATTTACCTGCTGGAGCCGTTGGAGAAAATCGCCGATGAGCCGGAGACTTCCGCACTGTACCGGGCGCTGCTCCAGTATGACAGCTATGAAAACATCAATCTCATCACCTTTGATCCGGAAACGGAGCCCCAGAAGCTCACCGAGCTGAATCCGGACGGCACCTTCAATCTGACCGAGGGCGACTTCCTGGTCAAGTGCGGGGACATGGTCAAGCGGATCCCCGGCAAGATGATCTATCAGTATGAATACAACGATGCGGGAGAAGTGACTGCCGCATACTTCCGGGGTGAAAACTACATCACCGGCGCCATCAAGACCGTGTCCGAGGGCACCATGCCCGGGGTATACTTCCTGACCGGTCACGGGGAATTGGGCAAGGAGGGCTACTCCCGGCTTTGCACCAACCTGGCAAATTACAACTACACTTCCGCTGATCTGAATCTGATGACCGCTGATGCAGTGCCGGAGGATTGTGCCATCGTGCTGATTGCTGCACCCACCACGGACATTACAGCCGCAGAAAAGGAAAAACTTCAGGCATTCCTGGATAAGGGCGGCAACATCAGCTTTCTGATGTCCCCCAATCCGGAAAAGGTCAAGTACAAAAACATTGAGGATCTGATGCTGGAGTACTGTCTGGCAATGCGCTATGACCGGGTGTATGAGACGGATTCCTCCCAGCATATCTCCAACGATCCCTACACCTTTATGGTGAATCTGGTTTCCCCGGCGGATGAGGATCAGCCGGATATGACCTCCGGTTTGCAGAACAGCGCCCTGGTTCCCTATATGCGCAACTGCCGGAGCTTATATTCTGTATTCGGCGCCAACTATTCCGAGCTGACCCTGGGCACCCTGATGGTTTCCAACAATACCGCTGTTGGAGAGATTTACGGCGGCACTGATGAGGATCCGGAGGAAACCAAGGGGCAGGAAATGATCCTGGCGGAGTATGCCATGGATCCCACCCGGAACGATTCCAAGATCGTAGTATTCGGGGACGCTAGCTTTATTTCGGATGAATACGTTTCCTCTGAGTATCTGACTGTGCCCACCTTCCTGTTCCTGTCCACCATTACCTGGATGTACAACAGTGACATTGATATGAGCATTGCGGACAAGGAAAAGACCTATGATTACATGCTCCTCAACAGCGAGGCAGAAGCCAACTCCATCCTGTATGTGTTTGGTGCTGCACCTCTGGTGATCGCAGCCATCGGCATTGTAGTCTGGGCAAGGAGGCGCAATTCATGA
- a CDS encoding DUF4340 domain-containing protein, which yields MKQGKIIALLAGAVVLLTGGYLALRLKNAEKTKQKQEQEAPVSLISFDGDATASLTVKNEEGTFRFLFQNQTWVLDGDEFTANPYTVSAICSYMCNLNSVKTIAKDVTDLSPYGLSDPVKLTAVTDSGDSYQLLVGNPTPTNESYYAMLPGTTTVYTIDYTSGSVFRANKNTLKNRYLLDAYSTEITEFSLERDGKLIYSMTHDAAMQWIINQPIQWQGYTSNINEILDTFVRATATAFVDNNPSDLSQYGLDQPSYRIHAKTDAKETTILLGKMVSNAENEVSIYGMFQESGQVFYMTKAALNFLDDDLLSVAYPYVYNPDASTVKQLVVDCNDVQATLELDTLNKKYSCNGVDISDMGDEVTQAFQNFYQAVATMGLSQVDPDAKPEGEAAISFTYTLQSGEVNRVELIPASDTTYWIMKNGTYTNFMTRKKILNVTGGIISSYETLQKKIQEASK from the coding sequence ATGAAGCAGGGCAAGATCATCGCATTGCTGGCAGGGGCAGTGGTGCTGCTGACCGGCGGGTACCTGGCGCTGCGGCTGAAAAATGCGGAAAAGACCAAGCAGAAGCAGGAACAGGAGGCTCCGGTGAGTCTGATTTCCTTTGACGGGGATGCCACCGCCTCTCTGACGGTGAAAAATGAGGAAGGTACCTTCCGGTTCCTGTTCCAGAATCAGACCTGGGTGCTGGACGGGGACGAGTTCACTGCCAATCCCTATACGGTGTCCGCTATCTGCTCCTATATGTGCAATCTCAACTCCGTGAAAACCATTGCCAAGGATGTAACGGATCTTTCCCCCTACGGGCTGTCTGATCCGGTGAAGCTGACGGCGGTGACTGATTCCGGGGACAGCTATCAGCTGCTTGTGGGCAATCCGACACCCACCAATGAATCCTATTATGCAATGCTGCCGGGTACCACCACGGTGTATACCATTGACTACACCTCCGGCTCTGTGTTCCGGGCAAATAAGAACACGTTGAAAAACCGGTATCTGCTGGATGCATACAGCACGGAGATCACGGAATTCTCCCTGGAGCGGGACGGCAAGCTGATCTACAGCATGACCCATGATGCAGCTATGCAGTGGATCATCAACCAGCCCATCCAGTGGCAGGGCTATACCTCCAACATCAACGAGATCCTGGATACCTTTGTGCGTGCCACTGCAACTGCCTTTGTGGACAATAATCCCAGCGATCTGAGCCAGTATGGACTGGACCAGCCCAGCTACCGGATTCACGCAAAGACGGATGCCAAGGAGACAACGATCCTGCTGGGGAAGATGGTTTCCAATGCAGAAAACGAGGTGTCCATTTACGGCATGTTCCAGGAGAGCGGACAGGTCTTCTACATGACTAAGGCTGCGCTGAACTTCCTGGATGATGACCTGCTGAGCGTGGCGTACCCCTATGTGTACAACCCGGATGCTTCCACGGTCAAGCAGCTGGTTGTGGACTGCAACGATGTGCAGGCGACGCTGGAGCTGGATACCCTGAACAAGAAATATAGCTGCAACGGGGTGGACATCAGCGATATGGGGGACGAGGTGACCCAGGCATTCCAGAACTTCTACCAGGCAGTGGCAACCATGGGTCTGTCCCAGGTAGATCCGGATGCCAAGCCGGAGGGAGAAGCGGCGATCAGCTTCACCTATACGCTCCAAAGCGGCGAGGTGAACCGGGTGGAATTGATCCCCGCATCGGATACCACCTACTGGATCATGAAAAACGGCACCTATACCAACTTTATGACCCGGAAGAAGATTTTGAATGTGACCGGCGGAATCATCTCCAGTTATGAGACCCTGCAAAAGAAGATTCAGGAAGCAAGCAAATAA
- a CDS encoding DUF4186 domain-containing protein has protein sequence MHKLRAALERLKTSPFRARFHLSEQDKAYIDQKGLQVIRSHAAEFVAKRLAPAYPAKDGKQTPMRGHPVFVAQHACACCCRGCLEKWYQVPRGRALTEQEQRGIVNLLMAWILVEYQAEQRGKGASHSGS, from the coding sequence ATGCATAAGCTGCGGGCGGCGCTGGAACGGCTGAAAACGTCCCCGTTCCGTGCCCGGTTTCATCTGTCAGAGCAGGACAAGGCGTACATCGATCAGAAGGGATTGCAGGTGATCCGAAGCCATGCGGCAGAGTTTGTTGCCAAGCGGCTGGCTCCGGCGTATCCGGCAAAGGATGGGAAGCAGACTCCCATGCGGGGGCATCCGGTGTTCGTAGCCCAGCATGCATGTGCCTGCTGCTGCCGGGGATGCCTGGAAAAGTGGTACCAGGTCCCCCGGGGCAGAGCCCTGACCGAACAGGAGCAGCGGGGCATTGTAAACCTGCTGATGGCGTGGATCCTGGTGGAGTATCAGGCGGAACAGAGGGGCAAAGGAGCAAGTCATTCCGGATCCTGA
- a CDS encoding CFI-box-CTERM domain-containing protein, with protein MNCKVCGAESGKYPLCWNCNILKEQGQIIKCTTCKQWHHKDASCPQAESDPNSNPFLYERREALLSNCEIAFFGAIQNALPAGFLVFPQINLAAFVLRTDQASYHNELFRNIDFLITDHAYVPKIAVEINDKSHLERNRHTRDQKIQKILEEAGIPLLTLWTSYGINQAYISQRITALLQAPVCRVHHFSGQTPDFIPPSTDNPMQPASAPTESVPPKAKPSESENKTKKKQGCYIATCVYGSYDCPQVWQLRRFRDLTLRRSYLGRLFIQCYYAVSPTLVRVFGHSHSFRQFWRKVLNPLLRRLQEHDVPDSPYQDPE; from the coding sequence ATGAATTGTAAAGTATGCGGCGCAGAAAGTGGAAAATACCCACTATGCTGGAACTGCAACATATTAAAGGAACAAGGGCAAATTATAAAATGCACCACCTGCAAGCAATGGCATCATAAAGACGCCTCCTGCCCACAGGCGGAATCCGACCCAAATTCCAATCCTTTTCTGTACGAGCGCCGAGAAGCCTTGCTCTCGAACTGCGAAATTGCTTTTTTCGGCGCTATACAAAATGCCTTACCAGCTGGATTCCTTGTCTTTCCTCAAATCAATCTGGCTGCTTTTGTACTCCGCACTGATCAAGCATCTTATCATAATGAGCTTTTCAGAAATATCGATTTCCTGATCACGGATCACGCATATGTCCCGAAAATTGCTGTGGAGATCAACGACAAATCCCACCTTGAACGTAACCGCCATACTCGGGATCAAAAAATACAAAAGATCCTGGAAGAAGCAGGCATCCCTCTGCTGACTCTGTGGACGTCCTATGGCATCAACCAGGCTTACATTAGCCAACGTATCACCGCACTGCTGCAGGCACCTGTCTGTCGGGTACATCATTTCTCTGGTCAGACACCCGATTTCATACCACCATCAACGGATAATCCGATGCAGCCCGCATCTGCGCCCACTGAATCTGTCCCTCCCAAAGCAAAGCCAAGTGAATCTGAAAACAAAACCAAAAAGAAGCAGGGCTGCTATATTGCTACATGCGTCTACGGCTCCTATGATTGTCCACAGGTATGGCAGCTTCGCAGATTCCGTGATCTGACTTTGCGACGCTCTTATTTAGGAAGACTCTTTATTCAATGCTATTACGCAGTCAGCCCGACGCTTGTCCGGGTGTTCGGACACTCCCACTCCTTCCGACAGTTTTGGAGGAAAGTGCTGAATCCATTACTCCGACGTCTGCAAGAACACGATGTGCCAGACTCGCCATATCAGGATCCGGAATGA
- a CDS encoding right-handed parallel beta-helix repeat-containing protein: MVLTKKTVNRIWGLLTAALMSVTGLAMAAATAQPAQVVAADGPVGYGAGTTGGAGGTSVTVATGDQFLAALDSKADNVPLTIYVDGTITLDNTAQDELLMKDLSDISVIGVADRGECNGIGIRMVRCENIIIQNMEIHHVLKGAGEGDSISIESSGYVWVDHCELYNVYDGDESKKDVYDGLLDCKKNSHHLTYSYNYLHDSWKTMLCGFSDSDNYDRTFTMHHNIFENCNSRLPLFRFGHAHIYNNYYHDIYTSGINTRMGAEVFVENNIFDNVKEPVCSLDSKAIGYWNLSGNQFIGCTAANTSTETSQSWSENMANTSTYKPDYAYTAEGTDTLLDTLKKSCGVGKLDSTAPVTPGTTAPTPTTTTAPAVTTVLGITTVPTTTPSVEPVAGAIYCAPNGSDSASGTMDNPMTVQKAIDSVQPGGIIYCLGSVYNLSSTVKVAESNSGTEHAYKTISAVPGASVTFDFSAMALDNANRGVSLEGSYWHWCGIRIQGAGDNGMILAGSHNVVELCQFTNNRDTGLQISRVNTSYSDISQWPSYNTILNCTASNNCDEATMENADGFAAKLTCGVGNVFDGCMSYNNSDDGWDLFAKSATGSIGAVTLRNCIAFRNGWTEDGRGGGDCDGNGFKLGGSGVGTAHVLENCIAFENLHHGFTDNNNPLFGSLTNCTSFANSKGGGKANFQMDRCTAGTFTNLLSYVSYGNCASDKFVGKIGNSVYYNSSKYYQVGSMADISKNKVGDAVTGPQDSDFISVTAPAEGTDFHTVWRNPDGSITTHGFLMLTENSGFQGMGAVFSTQEQPPVVTTTVPAPVTTTTTTTTTEPQPEPVYGDVNCNGEVEIGDVVLLARYIAQDAGAPITPQGVQNADCDKNQVVDSSDITIICRYLAHLTDTL, encoded by the coding sequence ATGGTATTGACGAAGAAAACCGTCAACCGCATCTGGGGGCTGTTGACCGCCGCCCTGATGTCGGTGACGGGTCTGGCGATGGCGGCCGCCACCGCACAGCCTGCACAGGTTGTGGCAGCGGATGGCCCCGTAGGCTACGGAGCAGGCACCACCGGCGGCGCCGGAGGAACTTCCGTGACGGTTGCCACCGGGGATCAGTTCCTGGCGGCGCTGGACAGTAAGGCGGACAATGTGCCTCTGACCATTTATGTGGACGGCACCATCACCCTGGACAACACTGCACAGGATGAGCTGCTGATGAAGGATCTGTCGGACATTTCCGTCATCGGCGTGGCAGACCGGGGTGAATGCAACGGCATCGGTATCCGGATGGTACGGTGTGAAAACATCATCATTCAGAATATGGAGATCCACCATGTGCTGAAGGGTGCCGGTGAGGGAGATTCCATCAGCATTGAAAGCTCCGGCTATGTATGGGTGGATCACTGCGAGCTTTATAATGTATATGACGGAGACGAAAGCAAGAAGGATGTGTACGATGGTCTGTTGGACTGCAAGAAGAACAGCCACCATCTGACCTATTCCTACAACTACCTGCATGACAGCTGGAAAACCATGCTCTGCGGCTTTTCTGACAGCGACAACTATGACCGGACCTTTACCATGCACCACAACATCTTTGAAAACTGCAACTCCCGGCTTCCCCTGTTCCGGTTCGGCCATGCCCACATCTATAACAACTACTACCACGATATTTACACCAGCGGCATCAACACCCGGATGGGTGCAGAGGTGTTCGTGGAAAACAACATCTTTGACAACGTAAAGGAGCCGGTTTGCTCCCTGGACAGCAAAGCCATCGGCTACTGGAATCTGAGCGGCAACCAGTTCATCGGATGCACCGCTGCCAACACCAGCACCGAGACCTCCCAGAGCTGGTCGGAGAATATGGCAAACACCAGCACCTACAAGCCGGATTATGCCTACACCGCTGAGGGCACCGACACCCTGCTGGATACGCTGAAAAAATCCTGCGGCGTAGGCAAGCTGGACAGCACCGCTCCGGTCACACCGGGCACCACTGCACCGACTCCCACTACAACCACTGCTCCGGCTGTCACCACTGTCCTGGGGATCACCACTGTGCCCACCACCACGCCTTCCGTAGAGCCGGTTGCAGGCGCAATTTACTGCGCCCCCAATGGTTCTGATTCCGCATCCGGCACCATGGATAACCCCATGACCGTGCAGAAGGCAATTGATTCCGTACAGCCCGGCGGCATCATCTACTGCCTGGGAAGCGTATACAACCTGTCCTCCACCGTTAAGGTCGCTGAAAGCAACAGCGGCACAGAGCATGCCTACAAGACCATTTCCGCAGTGCCGGGTGCATCCGTAACCTTTGACTTTTCCGCAATGGCGCTGGACAATGCTAACCGGGGCGTGTCCCTGGAGGGCAGCTACTGGCACTGGTGCGGGATCCGGATCCAGGGTGCCGGGGACAACGGCATGATCCTGGCAGGCAGTCACAACGTGGTGGAGCTGTGTCAGTTCACCAACAACCGGGATACCGGCTTACAGATCAGCCGGGTGAACACCTCCTACTCTGACATTTCCCAGTGGCCCTCCTACAATACCATTCTCAACTGCACCGCAAGCAACAACTGCGACGAGGCAACCATGGAAAACGCAGACGGCTTTGCTGCAAAGCTCACCTGCGGCGTGGGGAATGTATTTGACGGATGCATGTCCTACAACAACAGCGATGACGGCTGGGATCTGTTCGCCAAGAGCGCAACGGGCTCCATCGGCGCTGTGACCCTCCGGAACTGCATCGCATTCCGCAACGGCTGGACTGAGGACGGCAGAGGCGGCGGAGACTGCGATGGCAACGGATTCAAGCTGGGCGGCTCCGGCGTAGGTACTGCCCATGTGCTGGAAAACTGCATCGCCTTTGAGAACCTGCACCATGGCTTCACCGACAACAACAACCCCCTGTTCGGCAGCCTTACCAACTGTACCTCCTTCGCAAACTCCAAGGGTGGCGGCAAGGCAAACTTCCAGATGGATCGCTGCACTGCCGGTACCTTCACCAACCTGCTGTCCTATGTAAGCTACGGCAACTGCGCAAGCGATAAGTTCGTAGGCAAGATCGGCAACTCTGTATACTATAACTCCAGCAAGTACTACCAGGTTGGCAGTATGGCGGACATTTCCAAAAATAAGGTTGGCGATGCCGTAACCGGTCCCCAGGACAGCGATTTCATCAGCGTGACTGCACCGGCAGAGGGCACGGATTTCCACACAGTATGGCGAAATCCGGACGGTTCTATTACCACCCATGGCTTCCTGATGCTCACAGAGAACAGCGGATTCCAGGGCATGGGCGCAGTATTCAGCACCCAGGAGCAGCCGCCGGTGGTTACCACTACGGTACCTGCCCCGGTTACCACGACTACCACCACAACCACCACCGAACCCCAGCCGGAGCCTGTATACGGCGACGTGAACTGCAACGGAGAGGTTGAGATCGGTGACGTGGTTCTGCTGGCACGGTACATTGCACAGGACGCAGGCGCACCTATCACCCCTCAGGGCGTGCAGAATGCAGACTGTGACAAGAACCAGGTGGTGGATTCCTCCGATATCACCATCATCTGTCGGTATCTGGCACATCTGACAGACACCCTTTGA
- the smpB gene encoding SsrA-binding protein SmpB, which yields MQQTGLKTIAVNRQARHEYFVQESFETGIVLVGTEVKSIRQGGVNLKDSWCSIDKGELWIKGMHISPYEKGNIFNTDPLRVRKLLMHHKEIDRLLGTLKQEGLTLIPLSLYFKGSRVKVQLGLCKGKKLHDKRDAAAARDAKREIDRALKTRNQ from the coding sequence ATGCAGCAAACAGGCTTAAAGACCATTGCGGTGAACCGACAGGCCCGGCATGAATACTTTGTACAGGAGAGCTTTGAGACCGGCATCGTCCTGGTGGGGACGGAGGTCAAGTCCATCCGGCAGGGGGGCGTAAACCTGAAGGACAGCTGGTGCAGCATCGACAAGGGCGAGCTCTGGATCAAGGGCATGCACATCTCTCCCTATGAAAAGGGCAATATTTTCAACACGGATCCCCTCCGGGTTCGTAAGCTGCTGATGCATCACAAGGAGATTGATCGTCTGCTGGGTACGCTCAAGCAGGAGGGACTGACGCTGATTCCCCTGTCCCTGTATTTCAAGGGCAGCCGGGTGAAGGTGCAGCTGGGTCTGTGTAAGGGCAAAAAGCTCCACGACAAGCGGGATGCGGCAGCGGCACGGGATGCCAAGCGGGAGATTGACCGGGCGCTGAAGACCCGGAATCAATAA